The following DNA comes from Methanomassiliicoccales archaeon LGM-DZ1.
GTCCCGTCCTCTACCCGGCAGTCGAGCGTGCCGACGATGCGCATGTCCATCCCCATCTTCCTGCCCTCTTCGGCCAGGCGCCTGCAGGCATATCCCCCGGACATATCGGAATAGCGCTCGATGATGTAGCCGACCGTCATGGACCCCGCCGCGTTCGTTTTTGACGGAAGCGCGATTCCCAGAGCGCATTAATATAATTGCGCGCGCAGGGGGCGTTCCGTGCGCGGGTTACTGCGCAGGATTGCCCGATATACGGGGACGTTCCGAAAGCCTTTAAGGGGAAATGGGGATGCGTTCCGCATGGACGCCGTAGAGTTCCTGAAGATCATCTTCGTAGGCCTGTGGGTTTTCCTGCCGGCGATGCTCCCCAACTCGGCGGCGGTCGTCTTCGGCAAGCACGGCAAGACGAAGATGGACTTCGGGAAGACCTGGCGCGGGAAGCGCATCTTCGGCGACGGCAAATCCTGGGCCGGCTTCTTCGGCGGGGCCTTCTCCGGCATCGTCCTCGGCCTGATCCAGATCGGCATCGCCTCCATTTTCGATGATTCCGGGGATTACTGGGGGTTCGGGGACTTCTGGGGCAACGTCGGGGTGCTGGCGACCCTGTCCTTCGGGGCCGTCCTGGGCGATCTGTGCGGCGCCTTCATCAAGAGGCGCCTCGGGCTCGAGAG
Coding sequences within:
- a CDS encoding CDP-2,3-bis-(O-geranylgeranyl)-sn-glycerol synthase, producing MDAVEFLKIIFVGLWVFLPAMLPNSAAVVFGKHGKTKMDFGKTWRGKRIFGDGKSWAGFFGGAFSGIVLGLIQIGIASIFDDSGDYWGFGDFWGNVGVLATLSFGAVLGDLCGAFIKRRLGLERGAKAPGLDQYDFVVGALCVTALFFPGWVYDTYIEGWHICALLFLLLIMFGIHRMVNIIGYRMGLKKEPW